In Cottoperca gobio chromosome 1, fCotGob3.1, whole genome shotgun sequence, a genomic segment contains:
- the LOC115010883 gene encoding vascular endothelial growth factor C-like, with translation MTGSVHHYPPPPPLPPPWPSQQHLDIFSADVCGLDKELDVETCQCVCQRHDQTQDCGPNRHLDRNTCQCVCNIVPAPSCSQNHIFNKETCQCTCSKTCPRHQPLNKTKCSCECYESPNKCFLKGRRFHQATCSCLRPPCEVRRRRCEPGFSFSEEVCRCVPSHWRRLD, from the exons ATGACCGGCAGTGTGCACCactatcctcctcctccaccgctGCCCCCTCCATGGCCCTCCCAACAGCACCTTG acATATTCTCAGCAGATGTGTGTGGCCTAGATAAGGAACTGGACGTGGAaacctgtcagtgtgtgtgtcagcggcACGATCAAACTCAAGACTGCGGCCCAAACCGGCACCTCGACCGCAACACCTGCCAGTGCGTTTGCAACATCGTGCCTGCTCCGTCCTGCTCACAGAACCACATCTTCAATAAGGAGACCTGTCAGTGCACATGCAGCAAGACGTGTCCGAGGCACCAGCCcctcaataaaacaaagtgttcCTGCGAATGTTACGAGTCGCCTAACAAGTGTTTCCTTAAAGGAAGGAGGTTTCACCAAGCCACATGCAG TTGTCTCAGGCCTCCCTGTGAGGTAAGGAGGCGAAGGTGTGAACCAGGTTTCTCTTTCAGCGAGGAAGTGTGTCGCTGCGTACCGTCCCACTGGAGGCGACTGGACTGA